From the Pseudanabaena sp. FACHB-2040 genome, one window contains:
- a CDS encoding polymer-forming cytoskeletal protein, with the protein MFKRKPAPLLTYLSNKTEFEGTLHAEGMLRVDGIIHGTVEVQGDLEISATGLIEGPEVRAKNIMVQGVLKARVHAEGKLTLSSTSRLEGDVVAGSLEIEPGAFYTGYIETRDSRTLPPSRDMPELYGTTEP; encoded by the coding sequence ATGTTTAAACGGAAACCGGCACCTCTACTGACCTACCTCAGCAACAAAACCGAATTTGAAGGAACCCTTCATGCCGAAGGCATGCTTCGGGTAGACGGCATTATTCACGGCACTGTGGAAGTACAGGGAGACCTAGAAATTTCCGCAACCGGGTTGATCGAAGGGCCAGAAGTTAGAGCCAAAAACATCATGGTTCAGGGTGTGTTAAAGGCACGGGTCCATGCCGAAGGTAAGCTCACCCTAAGCAGCACCTCACGATTGGAGGGAGATGTTGTGGCAGGCTCTCTAGAAATTGAGCCAGGAGCCTTTTATACGGGATATATCGAAACCCGAGATTCTAGAACCTTGCCGCCATCTCGAGACATGCCAGAGCTTTATGGGACTACGGAGCCATAG
- a CDS encoding orange carotenoid protein N-terminal domain-containing protein — MTAVELKTGFNQAITSFKQANADCKLAVLEHAYCNLRHAIASPAPAALFSQVVNHLIRQFQQVRREDRPETLKEILVGAETRFGREYSTLNINMRLAFWYRLSQDMDPALVDAAKNCRKNSSTAQEIIELIDEMDLNQQMHFLRQVLSPGAAC, encoded by the coding sequence ATGACTGCCGTAGAACTAAAAACTGGTTTTAATCAAGCCATAACCTCCTTCAAACAGGCAAATGCTGACTGTAAGCTGGCCGTTCTAGAGCATGCTTACTGCAATCTGAGACATGCGATCGCATCTCCGGCCCCAGCTGCTTTGTTCTCTCAGGTCGTCAATCACCTGATCCGTCAGTTTCAGCAGGTGCGGCGGGAAGACCGACCAGAGACCCTCAAGGAAATTCTCGTTGGAGCGGAAACTCGCTTTGGCCGGGAATATTCCACGCTAAATATTAATATGCGGTTAGCGTTTTGGTATCGCCTGTCCCAAGATATGGATCCGGCTTTGGTAGATGCGGCTAAAAACTGTCGAAAAAACTCCAGCACAGCCCAGGAAATCATTGAGCTGATTGATGAAATGGATCTCAACCAGCAAATGCATTTTCTTCGCCAAGTTCTTAGCCCAGGGGCTGCCTGCTAA
- a CDS encoding AI-2E family transporter has translation MSITGMIRPLEKLPRWLIWEIAIPLTILNGWLFYKLFQTFQAPIALLVTATLLSFLLNYPIELLMKQGLKRGFSVLIIFLLTLGGIALLGALLVPILVTQLTELANKLPVWLDSGGEQFQALDQWLMAHQIPLDTSALVAGLADALPEELGQLPDQVLELVTGAADSVIGILVTVVLTLYMLLHGREFWYGLIRWLPGNWGLEVRVALKEQFKNYFVGQATVAGLMAATLTTVFFLLKIPFWLVLGLSIGGLVLIPFGDTVAVLVASLLLSFQSLWLGLEVFVVTLVIDQLIDNGVAPRILGNLVGVNPVWVILSLLVGAQFGGVLGLVIAVPLAGSIKRIFNDLLPFDELTIEGESS, from the coding sequence ATGAGTATAACCGGCATGATTCGGCCTCTAGAAAAGCTGCCGCGCTGGCTAATTTGGGAGATAGCTATCCCCCTGACCATATTGAATGGCTGGTTGTTCTACAAGTTATTTCAAACATTTCAAGCGCCGATTGCGCTGTTGGTGACCGCAACGCTGCTATCGTTTTTGCTCAACTATCCGATTGAGCTGCTGATGAAGCAAGGATTAAAGCGGGGCTTCAGTGTTCTGATAATCTTTCTGCTAACGCTTGGGGGCATTGCCTTACTGGGCGCACTACTGGTGCCAATTTTGGTCACTCAGCTGACGGAACTAGCCAACAAATTACCTGTTTGGCTAGACTCTGGCGGGGAACAGTTTCAGGCCCTAGACCAATGGCTGATGGCACACCAAATTCCGCTAGATACCTCTGCTCTAGTGGCTGGACTGGCGGATGCTTTGCCGGAGGAACTAGGCCAGTTGCCAGACCAAGTACTGGAATTAGTCACGGGGGCAGCGGATAGCGTTATTGGGATACTGGTAACGGTGGTGCTGACCCTGTATATGCTGCTGCACGGGCGCGAATTTTGGTACGGGCTGATTCGTTGGCTGCCGGGGAATTGGGGGCTGGAGGTGCGGGTGGCTCTGAAAGAGCAGTTCAAAAACTACTTTGTGGGTCAGGCAACGGTGGCGGGGCTGATGGCGGCTACACTGACGACGGTTTTTTTCCTGCTCAAAATTCCTTTTTGGCTAGTTCTGGGATTAAGCATTGGGGGGCTGGTGCTGATTCCCTTTGGTGACACGGTTGCCGTTTTGGTGGCGAGTCTGCTGTTGAGTTTTCAGAGCCTTTGGTTAGGCCTGGAAGTTTTTGTAGTTACGCTCGTGATTGACCAGCTCATTGACAATGGCGTGGCTCCTAGAATTTTGGGCAATTTAGTTGGGGTTAATCCTGTATGGGTAATTTTGTCTCTGCTGGTAGGAGCCCAGTTTGGCGGGGTCTTGGGTTTGGTGATTGCGGTGCCGTTGGCAGGGTCAATCAAGCGAATTTTTAATGACCTACTTCCCTTCGATGAGCTGACCATAGAAGGAGAAAGCTCTTGA
- a CDS encoding glycosyltransferase, with the protein MFFSVVIPTYNRKAILEKCLRAMEQQSLTPGGLVEGYEIVVVDDGSTDGTVDWLQSSTAFPHVRLFEQNHLGPAAARNLGVEKAAGDTVIFIDSDLVVLEGFLQHHADALVAAQQRLGNDRVFTYGRVVNTCNFENPTSEPFKVTDYSQAFFATGNVAIAKHWLEKAGLFDTRFTLYGWEDLELGVRLKNLGLSLVKVPEAVGYHWHPPFALDQVPNLIDKEIQRGRMGVLFYQKHPTLEVRMMIQMTWLHRILWGGLSLGGLLNEKTMAPLLQWLINQGKPQLALEVARVFLNWYNVQGVYAAYGESQQA; encoded by the coding sequence GTGTTTTTTAGTGTTGTGATTCCCACGTACAACCGCAAGGCGATTTTGGAGAAGTGCCTGCGGGCGATGGAGCAGCAATCGCTAACTCCGGGTGGATTGGTGGAGGGCTACGAAATCGTGGTGGTAGATGATGGATCTACCGACGGCACGGTTGATTGGCTGCAAAGCAGCACCGCTTTTCCCCACGTCCGGCTGTTTGAGCAAAACCATTTAGGGCCAGCAGCGGCCCGCAACCTAGGGGTTGAAAAAGCGGCAGGGGACACTGTTATTTTTATTGATAGTGATTTGGTGGTGCTGGAGGGCTTTTTACAGCACCATGCAGATGCGCTGGTAGCTGCCCAGCAGCGGCTAGGAAACGACAGGGTGTTTACCTATGGGCGGGTAGTCAACACCTGCAACTTTGAGAACCCAACCTCTGAACCCTTTAAAGTAACGGACTACTCTCAAGCTTTTTTTGCAACGGGCAATGTTGCGATCGCAAAGCACTGGCTCGAAAAAGCGGGCCTGTTCGACACCCGCTTTACCCTCTACGGCTGGGAAGATCTCGAACTGGGAGTGCGCCTGAAGAATTTAGGGCTGAGCCTAGTCAAAGTACCTGAGGCGGTGGGCTATCATTGGCACCCACCTTTTGCCCTTGACCAAGTGCCCAACCTAATTGACAAAGAAATTCAGCGGGGCCGTATGGGGGTGCTGTTTTACCAAAAACACCCCACGCTAGAAGTTCGCATGATGATTCAAATGACCTGGCTGCACCGCATTCTTTGGGGTGGACTGTCTTTGGGCGGGCTGCTCAACGAGAAGACAATGGCTCCTCTATTGCAGTGGCTAATCAATCAGGGTAAGCCCCAGCTAGCGCTGGAGGTAGCCCGTGTTTTCCTCAACTGGTACAACGTTCAGGGTGTTTACGCCGCCTACGGTGAGAGCCAACAGGCTTGA
- a CDS encoding Hpt domain-containing protein, which yields MAQVHNDIDWEQLHELSGNDPEFEQELLQIFLKDSQGQITYLESAWSSHDLAEVRQIAHHIKGASANVGAVTLSTLAAQIEVAARNQQPEAIPQALASLSQSLERLQHSLGNG from the coding sequence GTGGCTCAGGTACACAACGATATTGACTGGGAACAGCTGCACGAACTTTCTGGGAACGATCCAGAGTTTGAACAGGAGCTGCTACAAATTTTTCTGAAAGATTCTCAGGGACAGATAACTTACTTGGAATCTGCTTGGTCCAGCCACGACCTTGCTGAAGTCCGCCAAATTGCACACCACATTAAGGGAGCCAGTGCCAATGTAGGGGCAGTGACCCTTTCTACCTTGGCGGCTCAAATCGAAGTAGCGGCCCGGAATCAACAGCCTGAGGCGATCCCCCAAGCTTTAGCAAGCCTCAGTCAAAGCCTCGAAAGACTGCAACACAGCCTGGGCAATGGATGA